The Carassius carassius chromosome 2, fCarCar2.1, whole genome shotgun sequence genome has a segment encoding these proteins:
- the LOC132095885 gene encoding fucolectin-like, producing the protein MTTNPNQMGLLNLAINLTQTLPSNITTNQTETSPLTITHHNTVRLEYSVTMNLAKWGTAFQSTVANDWYAQNALDGLSYTCTHTADQTDPWWKLDLMKMYSVNRVTITNRAVCCESRINGAEIRVGNNFSDVFSNPVCAVVSTIPAGATYSYSCHGMEGRYVTVNIPGDLRVLTLCEVEVYGEGPLLKRTFLKLKLKSSWSLSDPAVRVQLLSQLQSVLEERGFSDVTLQWTQPPEQEVKPKEAAPAKCAVRKRR; encoded by the exons ATGACCACAAACCCGAATCAGATGGGCCTTCTCAACTTGGCCATCAATCTGACACAAACACTCCCATCCAACATCACCACAAACCAGACCGAGACAAGCCCCCTCACTATAACACATCATAACACCGTCAGGCTCGAATACTCAGTCACAA TGAACTTAGCAAAATGGGGAACAGCCTTTCAGTCGACAGTGGCTAATGACTGGTATGCTCAAAACGCTCTGGATGGGTTGAGCTACACCTGTACTCACACTGCAGACCAAACTGACCCGTGGTGGAAGCTGGACCTGATGAAGATGTACAGTGTGAACAGAGTGACCATCACTAACAGAGCCGTCTGCTGTGAAAGCAGGATAAACGGAGCAGAGATTAGGGTTGGAAACAATTTTTCAGATGTTTTCAGCAACCCAGT ATGTGCTGTAGTTTCTACTATTCCAGCAGGAGCTACCTACAGCTACTCGTGTCATGGGATGGAGGGACGTTATGTTACTGTGAACATTCCTGGAGATTTAAGGGTTCTTACTCTGTGTGAGGTGGAGGTCTATGGAGAAG GTCCTTTACTGAAGAGAACTTTCCTGAAGTTGAAACTGAAGTCCAGTTGGAGTCTGTCTGATCCTGCGGTGAGAGTCCAGCTCCTGTCACAG CTCCAGTCTGTTTTGGAGGAACGAGGGTTTTCTGACGTTACGCTGCAATGGACTCAACCGCCAGAACAGGAAGTGAAGCCGAAGGAAGCTGCACCAG CTAAATGTGCTGTAAGAaagagaagatga